The Lemur catta isolate mLemCat1 chromosome X, mLemCat1.pri, whole genome shotgun sequence genome has a window encoding:
- the LOC123628736 gene encoding rho-related GTP-binding protein RhoG-like, protein MQTVKCVLVGDGAVGKTCLLISYTTNAFPDEYIPTVFDNYSAQTSVDGQMVSLNLWDTAGQEEYDRLRTLCYPQTNIFVICFSISNPSSYANVKQKWHPEVSHHCPNVPVLLVGTKSDLRDDLETVKKLKEQSLVPTTPQQGTALAKEVGAVKYLECSALRQDGVREVFSEAVRAVLYPATKKNTKKCILL, encoded by the coding sequence ATGCAGACAGTCAAATGTGTGCTTGTAGGAGATGGGGCTGTAGGTAAAACCTGCCTCCTTATCAGTTATACAACAAATGCCTTTCCTGATGAGTATATCCCCACTGTCTTCGACAACTATAGTGCCCAGACATCTGTGGATGGCCAAATGGTCAGCCTGAACCTGTGGGACACCGCTGGCCAAGAGGAGTATGACCGACTGCGAACTCTCTGCTACCCCCAGACCAATatctttgtcatttgtttttccattagcAACCCATCCTCTTATGCCAATGTGAAGCAAAAGTGGCATCCAGAGGTCTCCCATCATTGCCCCAATGTACCTGTTCTGCTGGTAGGCACCAAGAGTGACCTGCGGGATGACCTCGAAACAGTGAAGAAGCTGAAGGAGCAGAGCCTAGTGCCCACAACTCCTCAGCAGGGCACTGCCCTGGCTAAGGAGGTAGGGGCTGTGAAGTATTTGGAATGTTCGGCCCTGAGGCAGGATGGGGTGCGTGAAGTATTTTCAGAAGCTGTCCGGGCTGTGCTTTACCCTGCCACAAAGAAGAACACCAAGAAGTGCATCCTCTTATAG